The stretch of DNA TTGACTTTATGAGAGCTAAGACGTGATAGCCAAACCTCAAGTTTTTAGACTACAGTAGTCTGAGAGGTTATTAAAAGATAGTGAAATGGTTTGTGTTTAAggagaaaatgatagaaaaaatagtcttttatgAGTATTTATCTGTCTTAAGGTAATTTGTTTTAACATTCTTTCCTTTCGATAAAGAGAgggatttgggggagggagaaacaaaagTTTCATGTATGCTTCTGTGTTGAAGCCTTTCTGATTTAAATCCTTTCGGGCTTATAACATACTGTGTGTCAAGTGTTAAAGGAACTCATTTTCCCAGATCGGATTTCTcttctaaatgaaaatgaaatttttcagtACGAGGAATGGCATTGCTTGAAGAGCTGACGGCAGGGCAGCATCCGGGTGGTGTTTCACGAACGTCTGTTAGCACTCGCTCGCTGCAGAAATGTGCACGTGGCTGAACCGTGTGTGGCCAAGGGAACCACTTCCGTACATCAGGATATACACGTTCTGTGTGTATTTAGCTTATTGTATTAAATTATTACCATACTTAgcttaaaataaagattaaaattgcatttagagaggaaaaaatgtGGTTTGCCAAGTTCCCGGGTaccactgacattttggccaaatgatcctttgctgtggggctgtctcatgcattggaagatgtttagcagcacccctggcctctgccccctggaagccaatagcaggagagaaCCAACATACTCacaatatccagatcaataaagttactggtgacaatgaaaaatgtaaCAGCCTTTTTGGCCGACCTGATACGGGGTGGGAGCCATGACTAGGGCTTCGCTCTGTGTGGTGCGTTCTTGTAACCACCCTCGTCCCTGCCTGGGGACCACACGGCCAGATAGGGGACCCTGGTTCCGTGTGAGCACACACTTCTTGGCGTGCTGCCTATGGCACCCATCTCCGTGGGGCTCACTCTCTCACACCTCAACTGTCTCCTGAGGGCTCAGCACGACCAGGTCTGGGCGCTGCAAGGACCCCATGGAGGAGAAACACCCAGTGCTGCCCTGCGACTGGCTGTGTTTCCGCGAGACCTCCTGCTACCTGAATCCACTGCCAAGAGTGGCCCCTCGCAGACAGGCCGAGCGGAACCTACAACCTACAAAACCGGTGGGCACTACAGCCAGGGACAGGCCAAAGCTCCTGAGCTGTCCCTGAATGCAGGCTGCCGGGTCAATGAGAGAGCAGCCAGCCGCCGGCCTGCCCTCTCCGGACACAAGCTTCGGGTCACGAAGAGCAGGCACCAACCCAGCGGGGAGACACATCGGGAGGCGGGCAGGCCAGCGCGGCTTACTGTGCCAGTCTTTTCCTCAGGTCTTTGATTTGGTCGTTCTTCCTCGTTAGAATCTCTTTCATGTTTCGGTAAGCTGCTGTTTGTTGGAATTTCTTCTCCAGTTCCTGCAGTGAAAGATTTAAGCATAATACTAAGAAATAGGTAAGGAAAGAATTAATACATCTGATGAAAACGTATGTTTTTTGCTCTAATGTTACTGACATTCTGCTTATATTActttgtgatttctttaaaaatacatattcatataaaattgagtatccaaactttaaaaaaacattctttcaAATGAGAAGCCAGTAAAATAGTAGTATTTCTCCAAATATAACGTTAGCAGGTAACTCACACACACTACGCCCTAGACATGGGCAATCTATCCGAGACAGCAGACTAATTTTCAGGTGTAACACGCATGGTCTCTTTCCAAATCCCAGAGCGTGTCAGTGTTTTAGGgggatttttaaattgtttacatTCCTGCTCCCAGATTCTTAAGTGTCTAATCCCTGAGTGAAGAACCCAGTCCACGACACAGAACCCTTGAAAAGTAAAAGTCTGCAGACTGGAGGAGGGTGGGCGGAGGGGGGGAGAGCCACCGTGGAAGAACCTTCTCCCACACTCAGGAGGGAGTGCCGACTTCCATTATCGCAGGTATTCCCTGCTGAGGATGGGAGAATCTCAGTGCCCAGAGACAACGAATCTTTAGGACACATGTTGGCTAATACCTTGAGAAAAACTGTGAATCCGCAGCTGTCCCACCTGCCCTTAGCCACACCTGTCCCCTCTACTGCGGCCATCACCTAAGTGGACATTTGCAGACGACGCTGACCTTCTCGGCCATGCTCAGCTGCTCCTGAACCCTCAGTAGGTCATGCTTGGCTGTCACCAGACTCTCCTCCAGGGACTTCTGGTTTTCGGTCTTGTCATTCAGGGTCTTCTGAAACTCACTCTTTAAAGCGGCAACTGTGTTTTCCAAGTCACTCAAGTCTTGGGCCTTTATAAAATCCTATGAGAAATCACACATGATCGTAAGTTCGTGCTGACATCCTTAGTGGTGGCTGTTTTAGATGGTGATTCGCCGGCGCAGGAGGTGAAGGCCAGTGACGCCGTGCTGCGGGTGCGCCCCAGCTCCGGGGGCTGCCGGCATGCCCGGCTCGCCTTCCACCCTCAGGGCATGGTGGCCTGCGTGGGGCACGGTGCAGGGTCACTGATTCCAGACACGCACAGTACGATTTATTACCTGCTGGGGTTccaaagagaaaaggggagagctGAGGCCCCAAATCTGACAAGACTACGCATCTCAGAGTCGGGGTGGCAAACAGGTTTTACTTCGAAaagtcaagtttaaaaaaatcccgGTGGAGAAGTTTAAATGACACACACGAAGAATAAAATCAGTACGCTCCACCTTAAGTTTGTCTTCGTCACTGTTTACAATGAAACGTTATGGGAGCCTAACTAATGCTGCTGATTTTATGGTTGCCAATTTACCAGGCTTGAGTTTTTTATATTAATGTGCACGCACGTTTGCACAGTGTGGCGGCGTAATACAGCAGCTGGGTCCTCTCCCTGGGCCTTGTTTCTGCCTAAATAAAACCCGCAGCAGAAAGCAGCGGCTGTATTAATGTAACACAGGAGAAGGGGCCGCAGCTGCTAAGTGTGAAGCAGCAGCAGTCGCAGCACAGAAGGGAAGATCCCTACTCATTTTTCGTCAGGTCTTCAAAAAGTCTGATGTCCCTGTGGCTAGCGAAGGTGTGCATGGACTTCGCTTTTGCCAAGATCTTCAAAGTAAAATGTGAGTGAGGTACAAAAggcttttcaaacaaattcatcATCTAAAAGTGTTTGTAACTGTTTTACTTTTGGGATGTTATAAAGCTGTTCTGGAGGATTTAGCTTTGTTTTAGAAGTCTGTGGTCCTTGCTATATAATGATCGAAACTCCTATGCATTTTCCTGGCCTCTCCTGGACAAGGAGGTCCCAGTGCAGCGCAGCAGCAACAGGGgagtggcagggtggggtgggggtgggggcatgagGAACAGTACTAGGGCGTAGCACTGAACTGGTGACTCCAGCTGGGGAACGTGAGAGAAAGAGCCAATACCGTGTCACCTGCTGGTTTCCTTGCTCCAGCCGCAGACCCTGCAGCGCGCTTTCCAGCTCTGACTTCTCCTCCAGCGCAGCCGTAGCCTGGAATCAAGTGCAAACGGAACACGTTCAGGACTCAGTCTGTAAGTAACTCTTCCCAGGAGTCTGTGAAGTAGTTCTGTTACCTGTATTTCAAGGGTCTTCAGCCTTGACTTCAATTTCTCGTTTTCTTCTTGAAGTCTTACAATTTCCTTTGAGAAAAtccaagttttattattttagccaaagtatttgaaattacttgtttcatttaaaaatttaaattagccctggctggtgtggctcagtggattgcatgctgGCGGGCGAATcaaagggtttgattcccagtcaggacacatgcctgggttgtgggccaggtccccagtagggggcgcatgagaggcaaccacccattgacgtttctctccctctctttctctcccccttcccctctgtctaaaaaataaatatataaaatcttttaaaaaattaaaattaaatttaaaccaCCCAATAGATCAAAACCGTGCTGGTCCCAGTGACTGGTAACAGCCAGTTTTGCCCAGCCCGACAGCCTCAGCACCTGCGAGTCTCCTTTGGCCCTAAGactcctgcttccttctctcgCCATCTCACACTGTCTTCAGCCCTCTGCTCTCAGCATTTTCCAAAGCCCCCTCCCCGGGCTGACCCTGCAACTCCCGGCTCTACCCTCAGCCTACAGGCCCGGCACTGCCGCTGTCCTAAAACACAGTCGCCACTACCCCAGTGCGCTGCCCGGAGCCCCTGGACGGTTCTGACGGAGCTGAAGCCGAACGCCTTGGCTTGTAAGCAGCTGTCTCCCCGCAGTCACCTGTCCATCCCCCTTATTCCTGCTATGCTCTGGCACACACATTGACCCCGTCCCGGCCACGCTGGCCTTCCCCTGCCTCGGACTGTGGCCTTTCtgtcccccttctcttccctctgaccACTTAACTGGTCTTTACTCTTCAGCCCAGCTCGGGCACGGCCCTACCAAAACGTCTGCCCCCACCTACCCTCCCCCCCGAACTGTGTCCCCCCGCCAGCCCGGCACCTGAGGCGGCACGCTAGCATTGTCCGAGCTGTTTCCAGAGTGTTCGTTCCACTTCTCAGCGAGACTAAGGTTTTGAGGGCAAAAGGCCAGGCGGTACACTGCTTTTTACCTAACGAGACCTAGCATAATGCTGACAATGTAGGTCAGGAAAAGCACTTATTTGCATATTGGTAATCAATGGTTATGAACCTCTTAATAAAAATCCCTTCATTGTTATGACAGGTTGCAAACCGCAAATGCCCGTCCACACACCATGTCCAAACTTCCCTGTGCTTCCCGTCAGGAGCTGCTGCCCCGGGGACGCGCGGCGCGGCATGGGGAACACGCTcagtggcaggggaggggctgtgtaTAATGCTGGGGGTGTCAGAATCATCGGGGGGACCACTCTGAGTGATACACATGTCTAACCCCTACGCTGTACACTTGAAACGAGTATCAGTTAATACTCAATGTCGACTGCAGTCGAAAACAGTTGTTTTAAAGAACAGCTGCCGCAGACCCTCTGAAAGGTAAGTCCACACCTACACGGCACTAGCTCCCCCCCGTGGGCCACAGCCGGagcccaccacctcctcccccgTTTCTCCGCTCCGGAGTCGGGCAGACAACAGGAGACAGAATAGGGGTTGGCGTTTCTCCAACGACGGCAGCGTTACCTTGTTTAGGAGCTCTGCTGTTCCGCCTTCGTTCAGCGGGGCGAGTTTTGGCTTTATGACAACATCTATGACGGGCTGAAACACAGTAACCAAACTGAAAGCACCAGGCTGAATAAATCCATCCCGCACAATCTTCGAGCGCTCGCACTCCTGAGTGGGGGCGCTGTGCGGACAGACCCACCGGGGTGTCAGCTCCATGGTGTGGGAGGGGGGGTTCTCGCTGGTGTGGTTCTTTGCTGCACCCCAGGGCCCAATTTAAATTAGACACAGAAATGAAACCCA from Desmodus rotundus isolate HL8 chromosome 8, HLdesRot8A.1, whole genome shotgun sequence encodes:
- the LZTFL1 gene encoding leucine zipper transcription factor-like protein 1 yields the protein MAELGLNEHHQNEVVNYMRFARSRRGLRLKTVDSCFQDLKESRLVEGTFTADEVSEVLHGLQAVVHSEVESELLNTAHTNVLLLRQLFAQAEKWYLKLQTDISELENRELLEQVAEFEKAEFTSSSKKPVIDVVIKPKLAPLNEGGTAELLNKEIVRLQEENEKLKSRLKTLEIQATAALEEKSELESALQGLRLEQGNQQDFIKAQDLSDLENTVAALKSEFQKTLNDKTENQKSLEESLVTAKHDLLRVQEQLSMAEKELEKKFQQTAAYRNMKEILTRKNDQIKDLRKRLAQYEPED